In Maridesulfovibrio ferrireducens, one genomic interval encodes:
- the pstC gene encoding phosphate ABC transporter permease subunit PstC, with protein sequence MKALKLSRRSTERLIHSAFLVTAFTSILVLFLIMAFLFIEGLPVFNFVSVKDFIFGVEWYPTDEPAAFGIWPLIVGSGAVTLLSSLIAIPLGVMTAIYLAEIAPAKVRDIVKPAVEMLAALPSVVIGFFGMVVVAPFLQETFDIAVGLNLFNASVMLAFMAVPTITSISEDALYSVPPELKEASLALGATHWQSIYKVMVPASLSGISTGIILGMARSIGETMVVLMVAGGAGMLPNSIFDPVRPMPASIAAEMGEAPFHSEHYHALFAIGMVLFLFTMVFNLIADHVAHKYKQVGSATL encoded by the coding sequence TTGAAAGCTCTCAAATTAAGTCGTCGTTCAACAGAGCGGTTAATCCATTCTGCTTTTCTGGTAACAGCTTTTACTTCAATACTCGTTCTGTTTCTGATTATGGCGTTCTTATTCATTGAAGGGCTTCCGGTGTTCAACTTTGTTTCGGTAAAAGATTTTATTTTCGGAGTTGAATGGTACCCGACTGACGAACCTGCCGCATTCGGTATATGGCCGCTTATTGTCGGGTCCGGAGCGGTTACTTTGTTATCCTCTCTCATCGCGATTCCGCTTGGTGTAATGACCGCAATTTATCTTGCGGAGATTGCTCCTGCAAAGGTGCGTGACATTGTAAAACCCGCAGTTGAAATGCTGGCCGCTCTACCTTCTGTTGTAATCGGTTTTTTCGGGATGGTAGTTGTAGCCCCTTTTTTACAGGAAACCTTTGATATTGCGGTAGGTCTTAATCTTTTCAATGCCTCGGTGATGCTGGCTTTCATGGCTGTTCCGACTATCACAAGTATTTCAGAGGACGCTCTTTATTCCGTTCCTCCAGAACTTAAAGAGGCATCACTCGCTTTGGGTGCTACGCACTGGCAGAGCATTTATAAAGTTATGGTTCCCGCATCATTGTCGGGTATTTCAACAGGAATAATTCTGGGCATGGCCCGTTCAATTGGGGAAACCATGGTTGTTTTGATGGTTGCGGGCGGTGCGGGAATGCTTCCGAATTCTATTTTTGATCCGGTACGCCCGATGCCTGCTTCCATTGCGGCCGAAATGGGCGAAGCTCCTTTTCACAGTGAACATTACCATGCTCTTTTTGCCATCGGTATGGTGCTGTTTTTGTTCACAATGGTTTTCAATCTAATTGCCGATCATGTCGCTCATAAATATAAGCAGGTCGGTTCAGCCACTCTTTAG
- a CDS encoding PstS family phosphate ABC transporter substrate-binding protein, producing the protein MKSRIIALVAMMVMAFTGSAFAGSIQVKGSTTVLPLMQKSVETFMAANPNVSISISGGGSSNGAKALIDGTTDIAMMSRDMKPAEIQKAIDNGRKPVQFIVALDCIVPVVNPANPVSGLSVEQLHGIYTGKITNWKEVGGADDQIVVISRDTSSGTYDCWKSKVMRATGLKSRVFPGALLQASNGAVAQAVSKNKKAIGYVGLAYLNKELKGVSVNGVIPSVQTAKDKSYPISRGLNIYTPGAPAGEAKGLIDYMMSPAGQNQAAEIGFIPVK; encoded by the coding sequence ATGAAATCTAGAATTATCGCCTTAGTAGCAATGATGGTAATGGCGTTTACAGGATCAGCTTTTGCAGGATCAATCCAAGTTAAAGGTTCTACTACTGTTCTGCCATTGATGCAGAAATCTGTTGAAACTTTTATGGCTGCAAATCCTAATGTATCAATTTCAATTTCAGGTGGCGGATCAAGTAACGGCGCAAAAGCTCTTATCGACGGAACAACTGATATCGCGATGATGTCCCGTGACATGAAACCCGCAGAAATTCAGAAAGCAATTGATAACGGACGCAAGCCTGTTCAGTTTATAGTAGCGCTTGATTGCATCGTTCCAGTTGTTAATCCGGCCAATCCCGTTTCCGGACTCAGCGTTGAACAGCTTCACGGAATTTACACCGGTAAAATTACTAATTGGAAAGAAGTTGGCGGCGCTGATGATCAGATTGTTGTAATTTCACGTGACACTTCTTCCGGTACTTATGATTGCTGGAAATCTAAAGTCATGCGCGCTACCGGACTGAAAAGCCGCGTGTTCCCTGGAGCTCTTCTTCAAGCATCAAACGGAGCAGTTGCACAGGCTGTTTCCAAGAATAAAAAAGCAATCGGTTATGTCGGTCTTGCTTACCTTAATAAAGAACTCAAAGGTGTTTCTGTTAACGGCGTAATTCCTTCAGTTCAAACCGCAAAAGATAAATCCTACCCCATTTCCCGCGGTCTTAATATCTACACTCCCGGTGCTCCTGCCGGTGAAGCCAAGGGACTTATCGATTACATGATGAGCCCGGCAGGCCAGAATCAAGCTGCTGAAATTGGATTTATACCAGTAAAATAA
- a CDS encoding TIGR01212 family radical SAM protein (This family includes YhcC from E. coli K-12, an uncharacterized radical SAM protein.), with translation MYRFYGLAARLRQNFGKRVQKVPLDFGFSCPNRDGNISTKGCIFCNPLGSGSGMHSQSTPIPEQWDFWTKKFTRLYNAKLFLAYLQSYTNTYGTLEQVKCAFDQLRDLPGLAGICIGTRPDCIDAEKLQLIKDLNLKETWLELGLQSSNDTTLALINRGHDAKCFADAVILADSYGIEVCAHVIAGLPGESKKDFIATVEFINSLPVSGIKLHNLYISQGTPLQEMYDRGEFTPFSMEEYLDMLETAVSILRTDIVVHRLNADPAPGELVAPDWIEHKRNVQNAIDMMFENNDLWQGCAREDSPTSPPEWFGPDHLPPGRKRKI, from the coding sequence ATGTATCGTTTTTACGGGCTTGCTGCCCGACTAAGACAAAATTTCGGAAAAAGGGTCCAGAAAGTACCGCTGGACTTCGGATTTTCATGCCCCAATCGTGACGGAAATATTTCCACAAAAGGGTGTATTTTCTGCAACCCCCTCGGCTCTGGATCAGGCATGCACTCTCAGTCTACACCCATTCCTGAACAGTGGGATTTCTGGACGAAAAAATTTACCAGACTTTACAATGCAAAACTTTTTCTAGCCTACCTGCAATCCTACACCAACACGTATGGAACTTTGGAACAGGTAAAGTGCGCGTTTGATCAACTCCGGGATCTTCCCGGGCTTGCCGGCATATGTATAGGAACCCGTCCTGACTGCATTGATGCTGAAAAGCTCCAATTGATAAAAGATCTTAATCTGAAAGAAACATGGCTTGAACTGGGACTTCAAAGTTCAAATGATACAACTCTGGCTTTGATCAACAGAGGGCATGACGCAAAGTGTTTTGCTGACGCGGTTATACTTGCGGACTCATATGGAATCGAGGTCTGCGCACACGTTATCGCAGGATTGCCGGGAGAATCAAAGAAAGATTTCATTGCAACGGTTGAATTTATTAACAGTCTTCCTGTTTCCGGAATCAAACTTCATAATCTCTATATTAGTCAAGGCACTCCCTTGCAGGAAATGTATGACCGTGGGGAATTCACCCCTTTCTCCATGGAAGAATACCTTGATATGCTTGAAACTGCCGTATCCATTTTACGAACCGACATTGTTGTCCACAGACTGAATGCCGACCCTGCGCCGGGTGAACTGGTAGCGCCGGACTGGATTGAGCATAAAAGAAATGTTCAGAACGCGATTGATATGATGTTTGAAAACAACGATCTCTGGCAGGGTTGCGCAAGAGAGGACAGCCCGACGTCCCCACCGGAATGGTTTGGTCCTGACCACCTTCCACCCGGAAGAAAACGAAAAATATAA
- a CDS encoding TetR/AcrR family transcriptional regulator, whose amino-acid sequence MPRAPVQSRSKEKKRKIIVAGMKLFSDKGFHKTSINEIVENADVSVGSFYGYFKNKKDLLIEVSQAYGNSIIKGIYGNIAEDAPVLKDGHSIIRYIVSSAKQAHTLSTELHREMLALKNREPEMAKLDKRITLSFQEGIETILVNCGNRIKVKDINTAAKLVAGAIEETMHHCFLENLEENPEHIFNELTEMCAGYLFHPEKQSE is encoded by the coding sequence ATGCCAAGAGCTCCTGTACAAAGTAGAAGTAAGGAAAAGAAACGGAAAATCATCGTAGCAGGGATGAAACTATTCTCTGACAAAGGTTTTCATAAGACAAGCATCAATGAAATTGTCGAGAATGCCGATGTATCGGTAGGTTCATTTTATGGATATTTTAAAAACAAAAAAGATCTGTTGATTGAAGTTTCGCAGGCATACGGGAACAGTATAATAAAAGGGATATACGGAAACATTGCAGAGGATGCCCCTGTATTAAAAGACGGACATAGTATCATCAGATACATCGTAAGTTCAGCAAAGCAGGCACATACGTTATCAACTGAATTGCACAGAGAAATGCTGGCCCTAAAGAACCGTGAACCGGAAATGGCTAAGCTCGACAAAAGAATTACTCTATCGTTTCAAGAAGGAATTGAAACGATACTTGTAAACTGCGGCAACAGAATCAAAGTGAAAGATATAAATACAGCTGCAAAACTGGTTGCAGGCGCAATAGAAGAAACTATGCACCACTGTTTTTTAGAAAATTTGGAAGAAAATCCGGAACACATCTTCAACGAACTGACTGAAATGTGTGCAGGATATTTATTTCATCCGGAAAAACAGTCCGAGTAA
- a CDS encoding rod shape-determining protein, producing MASIFDKILGSFSNDLAIDLGTANTLVYVKGKGVMLSEPSVVAVKRDVNGVSKVLAVGMEAKKMLGRTPGNIVAIRPMKDGVIADFEVTEAMLRHFISKVHNSRRLVRPRIMICVPTGITQVEKRAVKESAQSAGAREVYLIEEPMAAAIGADLPITEPTSNMVVDIGGGTSEIAVISLSGIVYARSVRVGGDKMDESIMQHVKRKYSMLIGESTAERIKIKIGSAFPLEEEIEMEVKGRDLVTGIPQNILITSAEIRKAISEQVDSIVQGVRVALEQTPPELAADIVDRGIVLTGGGALLKGLDQLLSQETHLPITVVDNPLNAVVIGSGKALEHLDIYKEVTID from the coding sequence ATGGCATCTATATTTGACAAGATACTCGGCTCGTTTTCCAATGACCTTGCAATTGATCTTGGTACTGCAAACACCTTGGTCTATGTAAAGGGAAAAGGCGTAATGCTCAGCGAACCTTCGGTTGTCGCTGTGAAGCGGGATGTTAATGGCGTAAGTAAAGTTCTCGCCGTAGGGATGGAAGCCAAGAAAATGCTTGGTAGAACTCCCGGTAACATTGTCGCGATCAGACCAATGAAAGACGGTGTTATCGCCGACTTCGAAGTAACTGAAGCTATGTTGCGTCATTTCATTTCAAAAGTCCACAATAGCCGTAGACTGGTTAGGCCCCGGATAATGATCTGTGTGCCTACCGGCATAACACAGGTTGAAAAGAGAGCTGTTAAAGAGTCCGCACAGAGTGCCGGAGCCCGTGAGGTTTATCTTATTGAAGAACCCATGGCGGCAGCAATCGGAGCGGATCTTCCCATCACCGAGCCTACCTCCAATATGGTAGTTGATATCGGCGGTGGAACATCTGAAATAGCAGTTATTTCTCTATCCGGTATTGTATACGCCCGCTCTGTAAGAGTCGGTGGAGACAAGATGGATGAATCCATCATGCAGCATGTAAAACGTAAGTATTCCATGTTGATCGGAGAAAGCACCGCAGAGCGTATCAAAATTAAAATAGGTTCCGCATTTCCTCTTGAAGAAGAGATTGAAATGGAAGTCAAAGGTCGTGACCTTGTGACCGGAATACCTCAGAATATTTTGATTACTTCTGCAGAGATTAGAAAAGCTATTTCTGAACAGGTTGACAGTATTGTTCAAGGAGTTCGTGTTGCTTTGGAACAGACTCCTCCTGAGCTTGCTGCGGACATAGTTGATAGAGGTATTGTGCTGACTGGCGGCGGAGCTTTGCTTAAGGGCTTAGATCAACTGCTCAGTCAGGAAACTCACCTTCCTATTACTGTTGTCGATAATCCTCTAAATGCTGTAGTTATCGGTTCTGGAAAGGCTCTCGAGCATCTGGATATTTATAAAGAAGTTACAATCGATTAG
- a CDS encoding NAD(P)/FAD-dependent oxidoreductase: protein MKIKYAIVGAGPTGLGAARRLKELGEKSFIVLEKNSHAGGLASSFTDEKGFTWDIGGHVVFSHYEYYDQLLSEILVDEYLEHLRESWIRAAKAWVPYPFQNNIRHLPNLKKWECVRGLLPGVRSEEAPSNFFEWINNTFGEGIAKHFMLPYNYKVWATPPELMSFSWIGERVSVIDLKTVIKNIILERDQLSWGPNNKFRFPLKGGTGSIYRKLAETVSSHILYNTNVASIDQKNKIIYDSKGNSFEYEYLLSTGPIDILINKWLEKSSNTLRNAADMLKHNSVIVVGVGLSTSKKDSRCWMYFPEDDSPFYRVTNFHNYSPNNTPIPGQGRALMCEVSYSNHKRVDHNQIIKKVEDGLINTAMINEEDRKNIISRWSINVDYGYPIPCLQRDEALMILQPALESMDIYSRGRFGGWKYEVSNMDHSVMQGVEWAERMINGQPETTYRIS from the coding sequence TTGAAGATCAAATATGCCATAGTCGGCGCGGGTCCAACGGGACTAGGTGCGGCTAGAAGACTAAAAGAGCTGGGTGAAAAATCATTCATTGTACTGGAAAAAAATTCCCATGCAGGCGGACTTGCGTCCAGTTTCACCGATGAAAAAGGGTTCACTTGGGATATCGGCGGGCATGTGGTTTTTTCTCATTATGAATATTACGATCAACTGTTGTCTGAGATTCTGGTAGATGAATATTTAGAACATCTACGCGAATCATGGATAAGAGCCGCTAAAGCATGGGTTCCATACCCTTTTCAAAATAATATAAGGCACTTACCTAATCTTAAAAAATGGGAATGTGTTAGAGGACTTCTTCCCGGTGTACGGTCCGAAGAAGCTCCCTCAAACTTTTTTGAGTGGATTAACAATACCTTCGGTGAAGGCATCGCTAAACATTTTATGCTTCCATATAATTATAAGGTATGGGCTACGCCTCCTGAATTAATGTCATTTTCGTGGATTGGAGAAAGAGTAAGCGTTATTGATCTTAAAACAGTCATAAAAAATATTATCCTTGAACGGGATCAGCTTTCATGGGGGCCTAACAATAAATTTCGTTTCCCTCTGAAAGGCGGAACAGGGTCAATTTATCGTAAACTGGCAGAAACGGTGAGCAGTCATATTTTATACAACACCAATGTAGCTTCAATTGATCAGAAAAATAAAATTATTTACGATTCAAAGGGCAACTCATTTGAATATGAATATCTGTTAAGTACTGGACCGATTGATATTTTGATCAATAAATGGCTTGAAAAATCATCGAACACGCTTAGAAATGCAGCAGATATGCTTAAGCATAACAGCGTCATAGTCGTTGGAGTAGGTCTCTCTACATCAAAAAAAGATTCCCGGTGCTGGATGTATTTCCCTGAAGACGACAGTCCTTTTTACCGTGTCACCAATTTTCACAACTACTCACCCAACAACACCCCTATCCCCGGACAGGGACGGGCACTGATGTGTGAAGTTTCCTACTCAAATCATAAAAGAGTTGATCACAATCAAATAATTAAAAAAGTGGAAGATGGATTGATCAACACTGCGATGATTAATGAAGAAGACAGAAAAAATATTATATCCCGCTGGTCAATAAATGTGGATTACGGCTATCCCATACCTTGCCTGCAACGCGATGAAGCGTTAATGATTTTGCAGCCTGCACTTGAATCCATGGACATCTATTCCCGAGGCCGCTTCGGAGGCTGGAAATATGAAGTCTCAAACATGGACCACTCAGTAATGCAGGGTGTCGAATGGGCTGAGAGAATGATTAATGGACAGCCCGAAACCACTTACAGGATAAGCTAA
- a CDS encoding DUF4911 domain-containing protein, giving the protein MARKRKSRPRPLPAPPKYSSRIYVQMAPSDIAIFRFFLEAMENLALFTVADRFKGVLMLRYSAHQEREFFEFMNDLKEEIDIKILPNPSTPS; this is encoded by the coding sequence ATGGCCCGTAAAAGAAAATCACGTCCGCGCCCTCTTCCGGCACCACCAAAGTATTCAAGTCGTATCTATGTTCAGATGGCTCCATCTGACATTGCAATTTTTAGATTTTTTCTGGAAGCAATGGAGAATCTAGCCCTTTTCACTGTCGCCGACAGATTCAAAGGAGTGCTGATGCTTCGCTACAGCGCCCATCAGGAACGTGAATTCTTTGAATTTATGAATGACCTAAAAGAGGAGATTGATATTAAAATCCTCCCCAATCCATCTACCCCTTCATAA
- a CDS encoding Xaa-Pro peptidase family protein, whose amino-acid sequence MTISAATYEKRRENVRKRLNDRGLPPLLVNFAANRYYLSGFELHDSQCNETSGWLIICPDGKDFLLTDPRYFDAARRIWNEDDVFIYSGRKFDALKGFFKSNSISSLAYDPKSINIFEHEKLTELCELKPVSGLIEELRLIKDDEEIRLMEESCALNHKVYELIEPKLQEGRTEAEISWEIEQLFRNNGASGLSFPSIVGVGPNAALPHACPGDTKLREGELILIDMGCRLGDYCSDQTRTFYIGDNPSERFLTVRSQVQEAQMAAINILRPGLPIQHAYHTAKAVFEKYGVDKYFTHSLGHGVGLETHEQPSISPIAKGELRPGMIVTVEPGLYYPDWGGIRWEHMVLITEDGHKVL is encoded by the coding sequence ATGACCATATCTGCCGCCACCTATGAAAAAAGGCGGGAAAATGTCCGTAAACGTCTTAATGATCGCGGACTGCCTCCTTTATTGGTAAATTTTGCTGCCAACCGTTATTATCTCAGTGGATTTGAACTTCACGACTCGCAGTGCAACGAAACTTCCGGATGGCTCATAATCTGCCCTGATGGAAAAGATTTTCTTCTGACTGACCCAAGATACTTTGATGCTGCGCGCAGAATCTGGAATGAAGATGATGTTTTCATTTATTCCGGGCGTAAATTTGATGCTCTTAAAGGGTTTTTCAAATCAAACTCTATTTCCAGTCTCGCTTACGATCCTAAATCGATAAATATTTTCGAACACGAAAAACTTACCGAACTTTGTGAACTTAAGCCTGTTTCAGGGCTGATTGAAGAACTTCGTCTGATTAAAGATGATGAAGAAATCCGTTTGATGGAAGAATCGTGTGCTCTTAACCATAAAGTATACGAACTTATTGAACCGAAACTTCAGGAAGGACGCACAGAAGCTGAAATATCATGGGAAATTGAACAGCTTTTCAGAAATAACGGAGCTTCCGGACTATCCTTCCCCTCCATTGTTGGTGTCGGCCCGAACGCAGCTCTTCCGCATGCATGCCCGGGTGATACAAAACTTCGCGAAGGTGAACTGATTCTCATCGATATGGGCTGCAGACTTGGCGATTATTGTTCCGACCAGACCAGAACTTTTTATATCGGGGACAACCCCTCTGAACGCTTTTTAACTGTGCGCTCACAGGTACAGGAAGCTCAGATGGCAGCAATTAACATTCTGCGCCCCGGCCTTCCGATTCAGCACGCCTACCACACAGCAAAAGCTGTTTTTGAAAAATACGGTGTAGATAAATACTTTACACATTCTCTCGGACATGGTGTTGGACTTGAAACCCATGAACAACCAAGCATCAGCCCGATCGCAAAAGGCGAGCTTAGGCCCGGTATGATTGTCACGGTCGAACCCGGCCTTTACTACCCTGATTGGGGTGGCATCCGTTGGGAACATATGGTCCTTATTACTGAAGACGGCCATAAAGTTCTATAA
- the mreC gene encoding rod shape-determining protein MreC — translation MKLKRTAIAIIVGLFIYLSLYSWNLRSGQLDRLADYTGLEIVKWSLWPGEWVLDRSVGFWDRYIYLVGLKEQNDQLSSQNNLMRLEIMTLREKAEEAERFQELLKFSPEEGWYVDGARVIAHRMGPSAALDSIILSKGAISGVVADTPVLTPLGVVGRVVQPGLSSSKALLITDLNSRISVRGQLHRSTGLLVGSGESETLNVKYMKLNAPVSEGEILVTSGLAGLYPPGLPIAKVVSVERSDISLFLKVEAVPLVDMENTEEVLLLHRNVADNSTSPEGN, via the coding sequence TTGAAGCTCAAGCGTACCGCTATAGCCATCATCGTAGGCTTATTTATCTACCTCAGCCTTTATTCGTGGAATCTGCGATCAGGGCAACTCGATCGTTTAGCGGATTATACAGGGCTTGAAATTGTTAAGTGGTCCTTATGGCCCGGAGAATGGGTTCTCGACAGGTCTGTGGGTTTCTGGGACAGGTATATTTATCTCGTCGGGTTGAAGGAGCAGAATGATCAGCTGAGTTCTCAAAATAATTTAATGCGTCTTGAAATTATGACGCTTAGAGAAAAAGCTGAAGAAGCTGAAAGGTTTCAGGAACTACTCAAATTTTCACCGGAAGAGGGTTGGTACGTCGACGGAGCAAGAGTCATTGCCCATAGAATGGGCCCTTCTGCCGCTCTGGATTCTATTATACTGAGTAAGGGTGCTATCTCCGGCGTAGTTGCCGACACTCCTGTGCTGACGCCTCTCGGGGTCGTAGGCAGAGTTGTACAGCCCGGCCTTTCCTCCTCTAAAGCTTTGTTGATCACTGATCTTAACAGCAGAATTTCAGTCAGAGGGCAACTTCACAGATCTACCGGTTTGCTGGTGGGCAGTGGGGAAAGTGAAACTCTGAATGTAAAGTACATGAAGCTTAATGCTCCTGTTTCAGAGGGAGAAATCCTTGTTACATCTGGTCTGGCTGGGCTTTATCCTCCCGGACTTCCTATTGCAAAAGTCGTATCAGTTGAACGGTCTGATATTTCATTATTCCTTAAGGTTGAAGCTGTTCCGCTGGTTGATATGGAGAATACAGAAGAAGTTCTTCTGCTTCATAGAAATGTTGCGGATAATTCAACTTCACCGGAAGGGAATTAG
- the pstA gene encoding phosphate ABC transporter permease PstA, whose amino-acid sequence MLEPEQGNYSMREKVQKVVFMLFKAAAAINGLALLIICGFVLYYGLPAMSWEFLTENPRNSMTEGGILPCIVGTIVLSYGALMVALPWGIATAIYLNEYATSPRLVRILRLGINNLAGVPSVVFGLFGLSLFVTVMGMGVSIMAGVCTLGALALPLVIGASEEALRSVPQTYREASLGLGATKWQTIYRVVLPAALPGMLTGAILTLSRAAGETAAIMFTAAVFFTPEMPESLFDDVMALPYHIYVLATAGTEIEKTRHIQYGTSLVLITLVLGMNMMAIYIRARMQKKLAR is encoded by the coding sequence ATGCTGGAGCCTGAACAAGGCAATTATTCCATGAGAGAGAAAGTGCAGAAGGTCGTCTTCATGCTGTTTAAAGCCGCCGCAGCTATTAACGGTCTGGCTTTACTTATTATATGTGGATTCGTTCTATATTATGGATTGCCTGCAATGAGCTGGGAATTTTTGACTGAAAACCCCAGAAATTCAATGACCGAGGGAGGAATCCTTCCATGTATAGTAGGAACAATTGTTCTCAGTTACGGAGCGTTGATGGTTGCATTGCCTTGGGGGATCGCCACTGCAATTTATCTCAATGAATACGCTACATCACCCAGACTTGTGCGGATTTTAAGACTGGGTATTAATAATCTTGCCGGAGTTCCTTCAGTTGTGTTCGGACTTTTCGGTTTGTCGTTATTTGTAACTGTGATGGGAATGGGCGTAAGCATTATGGCCGGAGTATGTACGCTCGGGGCGCTGGCTTTACCGCTTGTTATCGGGGCTTCTGAGGAAGCTCTCCGTTCTGTTCCGCAAACATATAGAGAAGCCTCGCTTGGGCTTGGTGCTACTAAATGGCAGACCATTTACAGGGTTGTTCTTCCCGCCGCTTTACCCGGCATGTTGACTGGCGCAATTCTTACGCTTTCACGGGCCGCAGGGGAAACTGCCGCGATTATGTTTACCGCCGCAGTCTTTTTCACCCCTGAAATGCCTGAATCTCTTTTTGATGATGTAATGGCGTTGCCCTATCATATATATGTACTGGCAACAGCCGGAACAGAAATTGAAAAAACAAGACATATTCAATACGGAACATCCCTTGTCCTTATAACTTTGGTTCTGGGTATGAATATGATGGCTATATATATCAGAGCTAGAATGCAGAAAAAGCTCGCTAGGTAA